The following nucleotide sequence is from Oncorhynchus clarkii lewisi isolate Uvic-CL-2024 chromosome 6, UVic_Ocla_1.0, whole genome shotgun sequence.
ctgcctctaaatccttctccctctgtctctctcctcccgctgtctctaaatccttctccctctatctgtctctctctcctccctctgtctctaaatccttctctctctatctgtctctctctcctcccgctgtctctaaatccttctctctctatctgtctctctctcctcccgctgtctctaaatccttctcccactatgtctctctctcctcccgctgtctctaaatccttctccctatatctgtctctctctcctcccgttgtctctaaatccttctctctctatctgtctctctctcctcccgctgtctctaaatccttctccctctctctccctctcctccctctgtctctaaatccttctttctctatgtctctctctcctcccgctgtctctaaatccttctccctctatctgtctctctctcctcccgctgtctctaaatccttctccctctatctgtctctctctcctcccgctgtctctaaatccttctccctctatctgtctctctctcctcccgctgtctctaaatccttctccctctatgtctctcaTCCTTTCTCTCTCATCCAACTCTCTTTCTATCTGTTACTGTTGCCGTCTCTCTCgtccactcatctctctctcacacacacacccctccctctaattctctctctctccctttgtctctctctttctctctctctctctctctctctctttctctctctctctatatatatatatatatatatatatatatatatatatatttatatttatctctctctcttgctctctatttctctccctttctctcgctctctatttctctctctctctcagattgaATGGCCAGCACCacaggagaagaagaaagagtgTGCCACCAAGGGCAAGAacaaccaggttcatatcctaaAAGTTTCTGTTTACATTAGAGTACCATCGTAGACTGAGTACCCCTTTAGACGGAGTACCCCTTTAGACTGAGTACCACCTTAGACTGAGTACCCCTTTAGACCGAGTACCCCTTTTGACTGAGTACCACCTTAAACTGAGTACCACCTTAGATTGAGTACCCCTTTAGACTGAGTACCACCTTAGACTGAGTACCACCTTAGACTGAGTACCACCTTAAACTGAGTACCACTTTAGTCTGAGTACCACCTTAGATTGAGTACCCCTTTAGACTGAGTACCACCTTAGACTGAGTACCACCTTAGACTGAGTACCACCTTAAACTGAGTACCACCTTAAACGGAGTACCACCTTAGACTGTGTGAGCCGGTGGTTATTGCTATAAATGGTTGAATATTATGCTTGATTGAGTACCCCTTTAGACTGAGTACCCCTTTAGACTGAGTACCATCTTAGACTGAGTACACCTTTAGACTGAGTACCCCTTTAGACGGAGTACCCCTTTCGACTGAGTACCACCTTAAACTGAGTACCACCTTAGATTGAGTACCCCTTTAGACGGAGTACCCCTTTCGACTGAGTACCACCTTAGACTGAGTACCACCTTAGACTGTGTGAGCCGGTGGTTATTGCTATAAATGGTTGAATATTATGCTTCAGTCTCAGCCCCATCTTTCCCCCTCCCACAGACGGAGTGCTTCAACTACATCCGCTTCCTGCAGAGCTACAACCACACCCACCTCTACACCTGTGGAACCTACGCCTTCCAGCCCAAGTGCACCTACATCGTGAGTGGCTTTCAatggctgagtcccaaattacaGGCTGTTCCCTACTTAGTGGTCTACTTTTGAcccgggccctggtcaaatgtagtttACTATAGgaggaaaagggtgccattagggacaaATAAGGCCAACTTCATCCCACTCCCTCTGCCAGGGggttgtattagagttgtattagggttgtattagagttgtattaaggttgtattagagttgtattagagttgtattagagttgtattggGGTTGTATTATAGTTGTATTATAGTTGTATTATagttgtattagagttgtattagagttgtattagagttgtattagggttgtattagagttgtattagagttgtattggGGTTGTATTAGGGTTGTATTATAGTTGTATTAGggttgtattagagttgtattagagttgtattagagttgtattggGGTTGTATTAGGGTTGTATTATAGTTGTATTAGGGTTGTATTAGGGTTGTATTAGGGTTGTATTAGggttgtattagagttgtattagggttgtattagagttgtattagagttgtattagagttgtattagagttgtattataGTTGTATTAGggttgtattagagttgtattagagttgtattagagttgtattggGGTTGTATTATAGTTTTATTATAGTTGTATTAGGGTTGTATTAGGGTTGTATTAGGtttgtattagagttgtattagggttgtattagagttgtattagggttgtattagagttgtattagagttgtattataGTTGTATTATAGTTGTATTATagttgtattagagttgtattagagttgtattagagttgtattagggttgtattagagttgtattataGTTTTATTAGAGTTGTATTGGGGTTGTATTATAGTTTTATTATAGTTGTATTAGGGTTGTATTAGGGTTGTATTAGggttgtattagagttgtattagggTTGTATTATagttgtattagagttgtattagagttgtattagagttgtattagggttgtattagagttgtattagggttgtattagagttgtattagggttgtattagagttgtattagagttgtattagggttgtattagagttgtattagagttgtattagagttgtattggGGTTGTATTATAGTTTTATTATagttgtattagagttgtattataGTTGTATTATagttgtattagagttgtattagggttgtattagagttgtattggggttgtattagagttgtattagagttgtattagagttgtattagagttgtattagagttgtattagggTTGTATTAGGGTTGTATTCGAGTTGTATAAGGattgtattagagttgtattagagttgtattagaattgtattagagttgtattagagttgtattaggtttgtattagagttgtattagagttgtattagaaTTGTATTGGagttgtattagagttgtattaggtttgtattagagttgtattcGAGTTTTATTAGggttgtattagagttgtattagggttgtattagagttgtattagggttgtattagagttgtattagagttgtattagggttgtattagagttgtatgagggttgtattagagttgtattagggttgtattagagttgtattagagttgtattagggttgtattagagttgtatgatggttgtattagagttgtattagggttgtattagagttgtattagggttgtattagagttgtattagagttgtattagggTTGTATTAGAGTTatattagagttgtattagaaTTGAGCTGTCCTTGTGATGGCTTCACAGCTAGCAGCACCACTGACATGGTGTCATGTCTCATATCTTCTATCTCCACGCCTCCACACCACATCCTCCCTAAGGCTGAATCCTCTGTTTCAAAGGAAAGAGTATTCAATGCCAACGAGGCCGTGGTATCTGGCTCTACATGTGTTTGTAACGGTGATATGATAAGACAGTGTGGTGGATGCAGGGAGCGAGGACAAATGTTGTCACGGACAGACAGAGCCCGGAGCTGTGTTAGTCGACACAGACCACTGACCACCTCTATCTCTCCATAGAATGCAGACCACTTTAGTCTCAACCCTGGCTCCCTTGAGGATGGTAAGGGCAAGTGTCCCTACGACCCAGCCAAGGGCCACACAGGCCTTATAGTGGGTAGGTCATGTATCCTGTTTTATTCTATTCTGTTTTATTCTATTCTgttttattctgttctattatattctatgtTCCCTAATTGTGCCTAtcctgcctgtctctgtgtctctcagacAAGGAGCTGTATTCAGCCACACTGAACAACTTCCTGGGTACTGAGCCTGTGATCCTGAGGAACCTGGGACAACAACACTACAGCATGAAGAGTGAATACCTGCCGGCCTGGCtcaacggtgagagagagagagagagagagggagagggagagggagagagagagagagagagagagagagagagagagaagtgatggagagagggggatgggagagagggggagatggaggaagtTAGGGAGAGGAAaagtagagaggaagaggggttaGATGGAAGAAGAAAGGGATAGTGTGTGTATGGGGAAAGAGTTGGAGAGGGAGACGAGACACGAGAGATAAGAAAAGGACTGGGTTAGAGGCTAGCTAATAGGAGCAGAGAAGCAGTGAGATGGAAAAAGCAGGCGAGAGTGTGAAAGAGTCTGGTGGAGGAGTGAGcggtgagaggtggagagatgaggTTAGAGAAGTGGACAGGAGGGATACGTGAGggaagaggggtgagagagatgagggatagTGAGAGGGTATACAATTGAGACGAGGTTAGAGGGTTAAATAGTAGCGCATGTGAGAGGGTGGGAGATTAGGGGGAGTGgaggtggtagtgtgtgtggctgTGCAGTCATACGTGCATGTTCatatatcgtgtgtgtgtgtgtgtgtgtgtattgtcccATCAGAACCTGACTTTGTGGGCTCTGCCCTGGTGAGGGAGAGCAGTGGCAGCAAGGAGGGGGACGATGACAAGATCTACTTCTTCTTTAGTGAGAGAGCTGTTGAGCTGGACTGTGACACGGAGCTCACTGTGGCCAGGGTGGCCCGCGTCTGTAAGGTAGGCTACACCCACAtatggctacacacacacacacacacacacacacacacacacacacacacacacacactgccaacgcaacacacacactgccaacggAACACATACACAAGCAAACCACTCAATTCTACTCTGCTCACATACTTTTTACAGTGAGACTCAAACACTTCCAACCCTTTTTTCACTCTTTCTTTCCAGTTACTCTTCTCACCCAGTCCTGTCCTCATTAGGTGTCAATAGTTATCAGGAGAAGTTGCGAGTTATGAGCTCAGAGTTTGCCATCCACTCTCATTACATCATACAACCTGTTGTTTTTCCTGGTGAGGTCAAAGGATAAACCCTTGCCCCGAGACTCCCTCTCCTAAATTTTCCTCTGTCCCCTCCCAAGTCTATCAGACCACTCTTCTCACCCAATTCAATCCTAAAATGGTATCAGAAGCCATCAGCAAATCATAATGCAAGCGAACTGACTTTCCCCTCCACATTGGCAATATGCCACCTCTCCTGACTCCTGACCCCTGACTGACTCTTGTGTGTCTCTCCCCTCAGGGTGATCTGGGGGGCACTAGGACCCTGCAGAAGAAGTGGACCACCTTCCAGAAGGCCAGGCTGGTGTGTTCTCTCCCCGAGCGACACGTCACCTTCAACAACCTTCGGGCAGTCTTCACCCTGCCAGGCACCGACTGGCGCACCACCACCTTCTATGGCATCTTCCACGCCCAGTGGTGAGTCACAATAACACTACAGCCAGGGGGTCCGATGTGCCAAAGAAAAGAGGCTCTCTCTTCTCCAACTTAACTTAGCACTTTTACTAACACTGGGTTGGTGTGACTTCTGAGTCTACAGTATCTAAACTTTTCCAATTCTTTTGAAAATATGATCTTATGCCCAAAATTACAGTTTTAACGGCCTTCAGTCAGCTAACGTGTCTTCTCTGTGTACGGACCTTTTTGAATTCTGTTATTATCTCCTAGTGGAGCACAACCATTGTTCTATTTCTCATACAAACAGACAATGTAAAAATGACCACAGAAACAACCCATCTAGGTAATAACCTTAAGCCCGTCGTTTTGTTGTTCTCTCCTGTCCCAGGGGCGATGTGGATGTGTCAGCAGTGTGTCAGTACCAGATAGGGGAGGTGAAGAAGGTGTTTGATGGCCCTTATAAGGAGTACAGAGACGCGTCGCAGAGATGGGGGCGATACACTGGCACTGTCCCCAGCCCACGGCCCGGAGCGgtgagtgatggagggaggggcgGAGGAATAGAGTGACTTGGACAGGGAGAGTTTGGAGAGTGATCAGAGCCAACAAGCAATGCCAGCCTGTCCCGCAACTAACAATGTTccttgtttctccctctctctcacgtctctctctgttctctctctgttctctctctctctctctctctctcacgtctccctgttctctcctctctgtctcttctcgcCTTTCTTCTTCACGGCGCAGTGTATTACGAGCTGGCATAGGGAGAACGGCTACAACAGCTCTCTTCAGCTGCCAGACGCCACCCTCAACTTTGCCAAGAAGCACCCTCTGATGGAGGAGAAGGCTCAGGCTCGCCCCCTACTGCTCACCAAGGGCATCAACTTCACCCGCCTGGCAGTGGACCGGGTCAGCGCCCTGGACACGCGGGCATACAACATGCTCTTCTTAGGCACAGGTAGCTACTGACAGTGCGTACAGCGCGGGCTAAGAATCTACCCACTGAAGATGGTCGAGTTTGAAGTTGCCGCAAGATTCCAAATATTTTTGACCTTACCACCTCAGCTTAACCACAATGGAGGAAACACAAAACTGACTGAGATCAGTGTACTGTGTAAGAACTTCCTATACGCAACATAACAGTATAGGACCAAGACAGGTCCCAGATTAACCCATTTGCCCACTAAAGATGCCCTTAACCACAGCTGTAGGATCCGTTTACTTTAACCCCCAACCCTCCTAAGAAAACCCTCAAGACCCACAGTTTGCCTGAGATCAGTGTTCAGGTGGATTCAGGACAACTTCATCCTACTTCCATAAGATTGTCTTACGTCAGATAGCAGGACGACTCCAGCTGCGTGGCCGTTTGAAGACTGTTGAAGACCGTTGAAGACTGCATGTGGCCTAGGAAGGACACTGCCTGTCGGGAGACAATGCCTTTCAtcaataacatacagtacatccaaCTGCAGTAGCTACTTCCCATTAAGTAGCCTACTACTTAGAATTCCACTCACTGCAGTGCAGTGTGGAGTGAATCCCTGACTGTGCCTGCGGTGTGTTGGAGGCCCATGACTGTCAGACTGACGATGGGCTCAGTAGCTTGGCAGGCCCCCTGCTGCCTTGCTTCACAGCACAAACTCAACGGGGCCCTTGGCACACGTACACACTGCCAATTGGGCTGCGGGCTTGATTAGCTATTAACTGCAGCAGGATGACAGCTGATGCGGAGAGAACAAGTCTGGCGAGGACGGTTAGAAACGGAGGATGGGATTGGGGGATTAGCCGAAATGCTCTCGACACAGCGAGCGAGGAGCATGATACGTCATGCATGATACAGCAtttacgtgtttgtgtgtgcgagtgtttgtgtgtgtgtgtgtgtgtgtgtgtgtgtgtgttgctgctctgctctgtgcCAGGCTCCCGTAGGGTCCAGGGTCAGTCCCTCACATTATCCATGACAGTCCCACTGTGGTGAGGGCAGGAGGCAGGGCAGGTTCAGCACACACAGCAGATCTCTGCTCATAAAAGCGCCatccacccagacagacacacaaggtCACACCGCCGGCAGCAGCAGCTCAATTGCCTTTCAATGCAGGGGATGTAACCTTGCTCCCAATATTACCCAAAGAGTAAACTACAGTACAACATTCTGAAATGATGTACCAGTCTTCTCATCCTACCTGCTCTCCTCTTTatcccctcttctcttttctctcctctcctcctctagcgGACGGCtggttacagagggtagtgatccTCGGCTCGGAGGCCCATGTCATTGAAGAGATACAGCTGTTTGATTCTCCCCAGCCAGTGGACAGCCTGACCATCTCTCACACCAAGGTAACACTCAGGCCAGGGGATTTCCCCATCCGTACATATAGTCCATATAACTAGGCCCAGGAGTTTTCCCTGGCCCTACACACTCATGGACCATCACTAGGGTCTGGAGTTTTCCCCAGCTCTACACATAGACCATCAAGTTGTACTTGTACATCcagctgcctcacactacagaagcAGGAGGTTGGGTCCTGCCCTCTGGGCCGTTCTGAGTTTACTTACCCATAGACCATCACTGGACCAGGAGTATTCCCTGATCATGTGACGCAACTAGGAAAGACTCCGGGCCCTACTCAACACCATTATGCCCTCACATGTCTGAGTGTCACCACTCTGTTTCACTGGCATTACACTCACATGCTGATCCTTATCTAATTAGACCAGGCTTTTCCTGGCCAGCTATTTCATAACAAGCTTTGCTCTCTAGCCAAACAGAGAAAGAAGAGGGGAGGGAAAACAAAATGTTATTGTAATTGAGAGCGATTATCCCATTATCTCCACTGCCCTCTGTCTGACTTGTTCTTTTTCTGTTTCTTCCATCCTCCTCAActatctctatctcctccctctctctttttcccctcttgtctctctctcaacccccctctctctctccctctgtctctgtctgaataTGTCTGCAGAAGTACTTGTACATTGGCTCACGTTCAGAAGTGCTCCAGCTTCCCTTGGCTAACTGCAGCCGCTATCAGTCGCAGCCAGACTGCCTTCTGTCCCGGGACCCCTACTGTGCCTGGGACAGTGAGGGTCGCGCCTGTGTCCGCATCGACCTCCACCGCGGGTGAGCATGCctgcctctcccctccactccccctctgcCCCTGCTCAGTGGTTCTGCCTTCCCCTCTTCTACTTGGCCCCTCCTCTGCTTTGCCCCTGCTCAGTGGGCTGGGTCCACCTGTGCTAGCAGCAGCTCAGTGGAGGCCAGTAGCAGAAAGTGGAGGCCAGTAGCAGAAAGTAGAGGCCAGTAGCAGAAAGTGGAGGCCAGTAGCAGAAAAACATGTTATTAATGCCTGTTCTCTGTGCTCTCTGTTCCACAGGTCTACCTCCTCCCTATCCCAGGATCTGATGCTGGAGAGATTCAGCAGGGGCAAAGCCAAGTTTGACAAGCCTGTGGCCATCCCCAGCCCTGGTGAGTAGGAGAGGAACTGGACTGGTGGCCCCTTGTGGCAATAACTGTTCACTACAGTTGTAGTTTTTTGATAGTTATTGAATGGATTTGAGTTTAGAATTTAGTAATTGAATCAAGTTTAATTCAGTTGAGTTGAACTAAGCGAATTGAACTGAATTGAGATGAATTGAACTTAGAGTTCAGGAATTAAACATCTTGGCTAacacataccctctctctctctcccagacaacTCTCGACTGAGGAATGTGACAGTAGTGGTGGAATCAGACATGGTGCTGCCCTGCCAGCTGGTGTCCAACCTGGCCCAGCCCTCCTGGCTCCTCAATGACCGGGAGCTGCAGCTAGGAGACGAGGAGGCCGGGGGTGCACGCTTCGACCAGACTCTGAAGGCTCTGGTGGTCCCCAACGTGATGCCGGTGCACGCGGGACGCTACGTGTGCTACTCCGAGGAGCAGGGGGTCAAGTTTCAGATGGAGCGCTACCAGGTGTCGGTGGTGGCCAGCTCCCCTGTGGTCATGGCAGCCCGGGCCCCTGACGGCAGCATGGGTCTGTTCTGGGTGCTGGTTATCACCCTGGGGGCCGCTTGTCTACTACTACTGGTGGCAGCTCTGTATCTGAGGAGGCGTCTGAAGCTGGCCATAGGTAAAGGGACGGAGATGAAGCCCCTGGAAAGCACCTTGGTCTACCCCATCACCCTGCCCAAGGAGCCACCTACCTTCGTGCCCAGCAAGATGCCCAGCGACGAGGACCGCTTCTGGGAGACGGGCGCCAACTACTACTACTCAGACGGCTCGCTGAAGATCGTTCCCGGCCACGCCCTGTGCCCCAGCAGCCAGTCTCACCACCACGCCCCCACGGCGTCTCCCAGCGCCATCCCCGGCCAGCCCATCCACTCCCCCAGCCGGCTCAGCCTCACCAACATCAGGGGCTCCGGCAGCAACGGCTACATCCGCCTCAACCTGAGCTCGGCCGGGGAGGAGAGGGTTAGCGGGGGTGGTTCTGGTGGAGGAGGGCTGGGGCTGAGCGGGGGCGGGAACGACTACTCCAGCCCCTTCAAGGAGGAGCTGCGTCGGACCCTGCAGCAGAGGAGCGTGCTGCCTGACGCCAACCCTGAAGAGTCGTCTGTGTAGCAGCAGTCGTCTTTCTCCACGCCCGTTGCAatgaagaaaaaaatgaaaaaaatagagAACGAACGGCAACTAACCTACCTCCCTCCTTTAGAggacgcctctctctctctctcgctcgacACCACTCTcgctccatgctctctctctctttttttctgccAGTGCTCGTTTGACTGACTCTGTGACTGGTGGTAGATGTTTCTTTTGCACACAGCATGTGAGGTGACACACACCGACCCGTTCCTCAGCATCCTCTCCTGTTATTGTGTTCCATACCCCACACTGACTGTCACACTTTACCTTCTTCACCAGTTTCACTTGCTTTCACTGTGCAAATCCCAAGCTGTGTAAATTCGGTATTTAAAGACAATTGAACTCAGCCAACACCTCAAACAAATGGAGAGATTTCCTGAGAGAACTCCTTCAGAATAAGAGACGACCAACAACTCATGACAAGGTTGTAGCTTCAGGGCTAAACCAATAAAGCAAGCAGCACGAGTTGACTGACTGAAAGATGGAGGAGCTGGCTTGCTGTTTTTATGTTCTGTTGAGGACTTTTTCGCTTGCTGCACTTAACACGGGAGTAAGTAAGTCGATTTTGTATTTGTGagcaaagagagtgagagagccacATAAAAGACAAATTAATCCCAAAAGCATGACGACAATCACGTTCCCCTCTCAGGGGGTAAAACCTGGGAAGGAACGagtgggataaagagagagaaaatgaagtGAGTTTTGTTTGAAAGACATGGGGGGTTTACATGAAGGACAAACTCTTAATTAGACTTTCTCGGTTCAATTTGTACTTTTTTCACGTTGTCAGTCTTTCCTCTGAGAAGGTCTTCAACCCCTGCCACATTGATATATTGTGACAATTTAAATGAAGACATTTCTATGTGTTCTTTTTCTATGCCTTGCGGACTACGGAAGCGACAAATAGAGACCAATGGCTTTAAAGCGCCTCTCTGTGAATGAGAATGTGATGGAAGCACGTACAAACTCATATccctgcacaaagtagatatctcCCCGAATAACCTCCACACTAGTAAATACATTTTAGCACTACTTTTACAATAACTACACTACACATTTACACAAGTGGTTGATGGGAATTTAAACCCCTTCTGATGCTTGTACACTTCCTTGGGATATGTCTGTTTGACATAATCCCACAGCAGAACCTACAATAGCACACTCGCTTATTATTCTGAATTTCAGATGAGACAAAGGCATTGTTTTCAGTAAAGTAGCAGGGATGGCATGGGGGAATGTAGGTCAACTCTCACTAAACTGTTGCGACTGCAGTGGATGTCTCAACAAGTGCTTTACATAGTATGTTTGTGTCTGGGCGGGGGTGGTGGCGAGTTGCACTGCCAAAAGGAACTCCCTCCCTGCACCGCCCTGAATGCCAAACGTGGTGGATGTACTAGTGTGTCCTGGAGGGGACGGAGCAGCACTGTACCTGGACACGCCCTTTAACCACTTATTTCCCCAAACCCCGCCCACTTACCTAATGACGTCCAGAGAATGACCTGGCACCTCTGTGGAAAGcctgaacacagagagaaggatggacactcaactgtatacacacactgCCCTGTGCTGTTGGAGAGACAAGCGGAGAACAGATGGAAGATAGATGAATGGCCTGTGACAAACCAACAGGTCCAGAGAGCAATCAGAGGCACATCAATCAGAggtatggctctctctctctctctctctctctctctctctctctctctctctctctctctctctaaaagccTACAGACACACAAAGATTCTAGCCAGGCCCAAGATCTAGTTTGTGCTGTCATGCCGACTCCTATGTCACTGTTATGGCTTGGCGTGAACAATTCTGGAACTAGCCTAAGAGACACCCAAAGACCGAGCCAGAAAAACAAGTGTCACAATCAAGAGTTTTACAGCCTTTGAGATGAAACATAGTTGTTTTATTATGCTGCAGCATCTCTACTCTCATGGAAGTGGCCTTGCATGTACAATTATCACTATGTGTGCCCACTCTAACATGTTAGTTTTACCCTTCCTGTGCTTTGTCTTCCAGGGGTGGCTGTGTGACACATCTGCAGGGACCAGAGAACAACACAAGACAAAGAAAGGAACAAGAGGGTGACGacgtttctttctttctgtccccAATGTAGACTAGAGACAGCTGAAGGGGATGTAGAATATTGCAACGATCCCTGAGTTGAAGAGGTACTTACTTACTTGGCCATCAGTGGTTAGTTCATCCTAGTGTTGCATGACCTTCTCTGCAAATGTACTGTACACATCTCCGATAACATGCTCATAATTGTAAAAGAAGTGTATCATGTTTCAAACTTTTGCCTACACTGATGTtctctagaaaaaaaaaaagaatatatgGTTAGAGTTGTTAAGGACTTCTTCATGAATACATCTTCTAAACATGTTTTCTTTTGCCGTGCCTCTTCACCTTCGGATAAGCCAAAGTAGACTGCAGttgcttttttttctctcaacattattatttaatattatttcattattccactttgatattTAAGTTTCAACAG
It contains:
- the LOC139411069 gene encoding semaphorin-4C, translating into MGEAKVLLLVLLIGWEKSLCLNWNPVPRKTVRYREVLDSMARFRALGVWNYTMATLAEHERVLYVGAREALFALDPNDISRQLRPQIEWPAPQEKKKECATKGKNNQTECFNYIRFLQSYNHTHLYTCGTYAFQPKCTYINADHFSLNPGSLEDGKGKCPYDPAKGHTGLIVDKELYSATLNNFLGTEPVILRNLGQQHYSMKSEYLPAWLNEPDFVGSALVRESSGSKEGDDDKIYFFFSERAVELDCDTELTVARVARVCKGDLGGTRTLQKKWTTFQKARLVCSLPERHVTFNNLRAVFTLPGTDWRTTTFYGIFHAQWGDVDVSAVCQYQIGEVKKVFDGPYKEYRDASQRWGRYTGTVPSPRPGACITSWHRENGYNSSLQLPDATLNFAKKHPLMEEKAQARPLLLTKGINFTRLAVDRVSALDTRAYNMLFLGTADGWLQRVVILGSEAHVIEEIQLFDSPQPVDSLTISHTKKYLYIGSRSEVLQLPLANCSRYQSQPDCLLSRDPYCAWDSEGRACVRIDLHRGSTSSLSQDLMLERFSRGKAKFDKPVAIPSPDNSRLRNVTVVVESDMVLPCQLVSNLAQPSWLLNDRELQLGDEEAGGARFDQTLKALVVPNVMPVHAGRYVCYSEEQGVKFQMERYQVSVVASSPVVMAARAPDGSMGLFWVLVITLGAACLLLLVAALYLRRRLKLAIGKGTEMKPLESTLVYPITLPKEPPTFVPSKMPSDEDRFWETGANYYYSDGSLKIVPGHALCPSSQSHHHAPTASPSAIPGQPIHSPSRLSLTNIRGSGSNGYIRLNLSSAGEERVSGGGSGGGGLGLSGGGNDYSSPFKEELRRTLQQRSVLPDANPEESSV